CACCACGCCGAGCGCGCACCCACGCCCGTTTCAGATGCAGATGAACCTCGGACTCCCAGGTGAACCCCATCCCGCCATGCACCTGCAAACAGTCCCGGGCCCCCCGCAGGGCAGCCTCATCGGCAAGCAACCGAGCCGCGGCGATGTCCACCGCATCCCCGGTAACAGCAGCCGCGTACACGGCGGCCCGAGCCACCTCCACCCGCACCAACGACCGCGCACACAAATGCTTGACGGCCTGAAACCCCCCGATCGCCTGCCCGAACTGCTCCCGAGTCCGGGCGTGTTGCACCGCCAACGCACACACCCGCGCGGCGGTCCCGAGCTGCTCGGCGGCGGTGAGAAGAACAGCAACGGGGTCGGTACGCGCCGCAGCCGGCACCCGATGCAACGGCGTCAACGGATCCACAGACCGCAGCGCTACGGCCCCCTCGGCCCCCGGCAACACAACATCGGCCTCGTCCAGCCACTCCACGAGGCTCCCGTCGGCAGCGGCGACAACCGTCTCTCCGGTAGCCGCGCCCGGCACCACCCCGGCCGCAAGATGCGTAGCCACCAACGGCCCCGGCACCAACGCCCACCCAAGCTCCTCAAACACCAACACAGCCTCGGGGAGCCCAAGTCCGGCTCCCCCATCCACCTCCGGCAACCGAAGCGAGAACACCCCAAGCTCCCCAAGGGCTCCCCAAAAACCCCGGTCAATAAGGGGCGCGGGGAACTGCGCGACCAGCCCCCACCGGCCCGCACCCGACCACCGACCGACCACACCCCGCACAGCAGCCCGCAACGCCTTCTGCTCCCCGGTCAGTTGAAACCGCACCGCTCACCTCCCCTTCGGCAGCCCAAGAATCCGCTCGGCCACGATGTTCTGCTGAATCTGCGAGGTACCGGCAGCGATGGTGTACGAGAGCGAGGACAACCGATCCAGCACCCAAGGCCGCTCCAGATCAAGGGAGTCAGGCCCAA
The nucleotide sequence above comes from Streptomyces sp. N50. Encoded proteins:
- a CDS encoding acyl-CoA dehydrogenase is translated as MRFQLTGEQKALRAAVRGVVGRWSGAGRWGLVAQFPAPLIDRGFWGALGELGVFSLRLPEVDGGAGLGLPEAVLVFEELGWALVPGPLVATHLAAGVVPGAATGETVVAAADGSLVEWLDEADVVLPGAEGAVALRSVDPLTPLHRVPAAARTDPVAVLLTAAEQLGTAARVCALAVQHARTREQFGQAIGGFQAVKHLCARSLVRVEVARAAVYAAAVTGDAVDIAAARLLADEAALRGARDCLQVHGGMGFTWESEVHLHLKRAWVRARRGGGDTESEEVLAADLLAQAG